The region aggcgtggaccacacacgCTCGTCAGGAGAAAATGCTCAATACCTTGAGAAGCTTACGGCGCATActtggcatctcctggcaagacaaggtgacaaacaccgaagttctgactcgcgctggcctcccgaccatgtaggcctataccatgctgagacagcatcggctgcgctggctgggccacgttcgccgcatggaagatggtcgcatcccaaaataCATCCTTTATGGGGAGctcgccatggggcagagaagcatcggccgcccacagctgagatacaaagacgtttgcaaacgtgacatgaaggcgcttgagatcaacactgagtcccgGGCTGGGAgaaccttgcagatgaccgcaacagatggagaagcactctcaagaatcagctacggattggtggggacaaactgtcagctgctgcagcagaaaagcgagctcgcagaaaagggacggcagccgacagaccagcatcagcttacgcatgtgatcgctgcgacagagactctctctctcgcatcggtctcctgctacagtcacaggcgacgctgcttggtccaagcagacagcccaattagacattaggtcggatatactctgcCCATGGTCAGCTATGATCGAAGGAGGCCTACTTGATGTTTgcatttccttctatattgtgcctatgtctccccttttaatgttttatttttttttccaatgctctgtatctttccccaccacacacacacacatgcgcgcacacacacacatacactgacacatgcattcatacataggaaagaaagacaactgtcatcagaacaataaacaaatcacaggcaatggaataaaaaaaacatttgagCGAATTATTATCACcgtgacagcaacagcagagggggcaaattttgtacacattcttctttgcaagagggattttacattGTCAACCAGAAGTTTCTGTGAGACATTTCTTTTTAGATAGATAcagatgaaagtgtgtgtgtgtgtgtgtgtgtgtgtgtgtgtgtgtgtgtagatcgagacagacagagggaaatatatatatatatatatatatatatatatatatagagagagagagagagagagagagagagagagagagagagagagagagagagagaactttgcaATTATTTCGCGCTTAGAACCAAACCATTTTGGGCTATCGAAATCAAATTTATTAAGAATATTACCATTAGTAGGCTTATCATTACTATCAgtcaccattattgttattgttatcattattatcactattgacTTCCCAATCGTACATGTTTTAGCCGACAGTTGTGTTTGAAAACACGCATAGGCTTGTGACAGTGCTTCACGACGACATTATTTTGTTTATCGGGGTGCAGTTTGGACGCGTCTTTTTGACTTCCAACCACGACACGATCGTGTACGTTTAGTAATATTTCGCCAGAAAGACGCACGCAAAAGGCCCGGAAGCAGTTTGAAGAAGAACGTGACCTGGCGAATTCCTTCTAAGCGGAAGTACTATTCTCAGTGAAATTTTCTTTATAAAATACTGTGAACACCCCAGGTTCTTCGGACGATCGCCCCTTTCAAGAGTCGTATGGGGATCTGATACAACCCAGAGGTGCTGGTTTATGATGGGGGAAGTGAAAGACATCGATTCCTTGGTGGAAAAATATCACAGTCAACTGCATGAAGTTTGTGAAAACGGGCAGCCAAACTTACTGAAAATTTGGCTTGCCGAAACCAATGTTGAGTGTCTGCGTACCATACTGCATTTCTATCTTAACGGGGGTTCAACTCCATTGATTTTGGCATGCAAAAATGGTCACTTGGAGCTGGTTAAGTTCATGGTTGAAGATTGTGGCGTCAACATCAGCCAGACGGGAAGTGTGAGGTTCGATGGAGAAGACATTGAAGGGGCTCCCCCCTTGTGGTGCGCAGCTGCTGCTGGGCACGTGGAAGTAGTCCGTTATTTGGTCTTTAAGGGGGCCGACATCAACAAAACCACCCGCAGCAATTCCACGCCTCTGAGAGCTGCCTGCTATGACGGCCATTTGAAAGTGGTGCGGTTTTTAGTGCAGCGTAAGGCCGACATTGAAATCGccaacagacatggacacacgtGCCTGATGATTGCCTGTTACAAGGGTCATTGTGATGTGGTCAGATATCTGCTGACTCGAGGAGCTGACCTCAACAGGCAGAGTGCTAAAGGTAAAAATACGAGGATCACAGGCTCAAAAATTGCTATATAACTTCACATGATAGTTCTATAAATCTACATTGATTTTTCTTATgacagttttgttcttgtttcagaCATAGCATAGTCATAGTGGTAACAATTAAacagtcttaaaaaaaagaagataaggatAAGAATGATGCACCTTTTGCATCACAAACTGAATGTTAATAAAAATTAGTCTATTAGTATCAGTACAGATCATGTAACGATCATGTAAACTCAAGTTGTATAACCACTAGATAAATGAAAAACTTATTAATTTAAACAATAGCTTACTAGTATTAAGCTATCAGTATATTATCAGTCACACCAATTTGTAAATCAGtgaatgtgtgttcatgtatttgtgtgtgcatggttttgtATATAAATTTGTGACATTTTATTCCATCATTGTActcattattttaatttttaggCATATGTAGAGTGATACTGATGCTTGATTTACATTTTATGCATAATGATATTTGCAGACAGGTACACGTTTTTTTACACTGTATGCACACAGCTATCTACTTTAGCATTTGTGCACCTgcagacacaaactcacacagactgtcacaacacagtcatgcatgtgtgcacacatgcacgcacacacacacacacacacacacacacacagaggataacacacactgacagtctcaCACATaaatgtgagcacacacacatacaccgataATGTTATGACATAAGATTGAAATTTCTATCATACCCATTTGTGGATTTTGCTGTCACTGTACTCTGTAGTATAAGTGTTCAAAACATGTGGGCAGCCTCATTTTAAAGTAAAATTAGTTTGACTTTTTACTGAACTTTGTAAAGTCGGACACCTGATCATAAGTCAGTTGGTCATTGTCATACTCATGTCTGTGGCAGGTGGAGCAATGATGAAAATTAAAACACAAAATGAGGAGGTAACCAAAGGTTAAAAAAGAGGATGTGTATTTAGAGACTATTTTAAttaagtattttttttaataatctatttattttctgtttttgcctTGATTGTGCTTGATATTAGCGGGTAATCCAAACAGATTTTTGAAATGTCAGAAACACATAAACTGTTTACATCATTTGATATACCATTTTATCCTGAATCCGCTGGTATGAAATTTATCAAATTCAGAATATGTTTATCAGTTCCAGAGATATGATTTTTTAAAATGAGATATTTAATCTTTTGGCAAAAAGTTGCGCTAAACAAAAAAGGCATGAAATAAGGATTTTAAGGCTCATTAAACTTGATTTATGTTTTCACAAGACCCCACCCCCTTTGTGTTGATGTGCCctgtagcatgtaatcatcatcagggtAAACAGAATCACTTTAGACTTTAGTTGATCAACAGTAACATTAGTTTCATTTTCTGTCACATTTTCGTAGAACTTTGCTAATGTTAACTTTgtgaggaaaatcaaataaaattctagccacctcttctgtaccATATGTTGTGGCAGCCACATTGACACACTcagcatttttttgtgttttttttttggcttgacAAAACGCAAAAAAAAGGCATCAAGTGATCAATTGTTTAAAATTTTTAATCTACCCAAAACATGCAGAGAtatatagaccttgttcgttaggaaaccggaagtcagtgaaaagtttaGCCCgttcaccttgggacgtccggataaccaataaggcaacatggcgactctgtccgctgaaactgaaagtgtgcttgactccatgaaagttaaagaaccgaaagagtatttaaaaaaaaagaacagacagctgataagtagcgcgaaagttgaacttgatcgtcgtgcaaagattttcaattgtcgtgcaaagattttcaattgtcgcggaaccagaaacaagaaggcgaagtcaagtcagtttctgctgtcacagagacatttctgctgtcacagcaaCATAAACCTCCCacagatttttaacaactgaactgaagaaaaaagtattccTCCTGtttgtgacccattcattcagaatctatatacattctaacatttcatattgttgctacatagtatgagtgtgtgtcacagtgtttgtgtgtgtgtgtgtgtgtgtgtgtgtgtgcgcgagcgcgcgttttCTAAAgaagatttcagacttgagaaactgtcacataccgtgcttgttttgaagaccttgttcgtaaaaagtgaatgaatatcatcgccactgagggtgcggtccttttcagttcacgaagtgattctgagctcgccacgctctgtgcaatcggttcgtggctggtattcgttgcgatgtcaccttttttcctttgaagttcgaacagcacacacagtacttttTTCCTCacgttttccccagacccattgtaaaacatttacacaagtacaatcgacgaactcgcaactttcgcttttGGAGACTCCCCATGAATTCTGTTTCCGGCTTAAtaagggcaaattactctaattttttttctaatgaacaAGGTCTATTGCTTCAAACACATTTTAAGGCAGTTGCCCTTTGCAATGAAGTAAGCATATGCAAATGAATGGGtggactgttgataatgcagttacccctaaaccTCTGATATATCCGCGGTCGGAAGCGAAAGGATTAAAATCTATTTATACACTGTCAAGTGAAAAATTGTTGTACTAATACTGTAAACTGTGTTATATTGATTTCATACATGTATAGTCATACATTGTCAGGTGAAGAGAAATTCATTCTATTAGTATTACTCATTCATAGTGATTAGTAATACTGTAATTCTAGTGAAAAAGACAAATCCATGCACAGCACTATACTTATCAAtcactatgtattattatttaaaaaaaaaatcattattattttattgttatttacattcttattcttattttattttgttttattttgcatttgaaaaaaaagtttatgtatatctatctattaatTATTTAATAATTTATGTATTTACCatgacttcttttttctcttcaggGCTTGACAAAGAGCATTAAGTtacgccactggtcaggcatctgcttagcagatatgatGTACTGGATTTGTCAAAACACAGTGGCATCTCATTGAACAACTGAAGTGAACTATATAtgtcactatcactatcagttgATTCTTCCCCTGTGTTTGATCCCCAGGTAACACAGCCCTACACGACAGTGCGGAGTCAGGAAAACTGGCAATTGTGCGACTGCTGTTGAAGAAGGGGGCGCGTGTGACGGAAGATGCATACGGGCAGACAGCACTGACGTCAGCAGCCATGACAGGCCACAAAGACATCGTGGACTTCCTCATCAGCACCACCCTCTTCAAGCCGGCAGAGCAGGCCAACGCCCTGGAACTGCTTGGCGCCACCTATGTTGACAAGTCGCACGATTATAGGGCAGCGATACGTATCTGGCAAATGGTCTGTTGAATGGTCCATTATCACCATAAGAATTTACAGTGAAcaacacatgcatgcttgcacacacacacacacacacacacacgcacacacacgtatatacacatacaaacacacacacacacacacacacacacacatgcaaacacacacacacacaaatgtgcatacacacatacacacagaaaaaatataCAGTTCAGAGACACTAGACAAAGTCAAGTGATTTTACATTTGAAGAAAAGTGAAAAGATCATCAGTGATTGAACAGACTGTTATAGACATTATCTATTACTTCAGTATGACTATTAGAGATAGAGGTATCTCTATAGAGATACCTGATGCAGATGAAAAAGTTTTGAAATGAGAAGTTCGGAGAGTGGGGGCATATTCAACAACTCACTTGGTGATTCACACCAGtgaaatgaagaaaataatgCTGTTGTAAGTGTTAATTTAAAACAGTCCAGGTTTAAAACTTGAATAGAAAAGCTCATGGTGCAGGCGTACCTCCTTTCAAAATTGAGGTGCCTGTTGCCTGTGCTTTCCAAATGGAAGTATCTGAGCACAGTTCATCATGGGTGTTACACTAATAGCCACAGAACAATCATACATGGTGTACAGTTTGAATTAAGCTGTTTTGCTCATGTTATTGTACAAAGTCAACATTTAACAAAATTGGATGCAATATATTATGACAACTTGGTCTTCCTCTTTAGTTAagtgtttttgtcagatttgttgttggtggttagCTGATGTGGTATATCAGATTGCACAGAACTTCTCTTGTATCATGATGAATGAAATAATGACGATGaaaatgatggagatgatgacaaGGACTGTTGACAACAGGCATTGACGCTACGAAGGCAGATGGGGTGCCCTAAGGAGGGGTGTTCGGATCCGGTGGCGGCCTACAACCATGCGGTGGAGGTGCAGACGGCAGAGGAGCTGACCGTGCTGAGCAAGGACCCAGACCTGACGCGCATGCAGGCCCTGCTGATCCGGGAACGTGTGCTGGGCCCCTCCCATCCCGAGACCAGTTTCTGCATCCGCTTCAGGGGGGCGCTGTACGCTGATGCAGGGGACTTTGAGCGCTGCATGACGCTGTGGCTCTACACGCTGGAGACGCAGGCGGCACGTCTGGACGCACTGGCGGACGGCACGATGAGCAGCTTCGTGTCCTTCGTGGAGCTCTTCGCCTACGTCTTCATCAAGGGCGTTGAGAAAACGTGTGGCGACGCCGGCAAGGACACTTTCGTGGAGACGGTGGTGCGCGTGTTGGagctgggggtggaggaggtggggcgcTACTGGTCGCtgagggcggggggcggagacAATGTAGACAATGTGGACCTGAAGAAACTGCTAGTGGCCCTGCTGCACGTGGTTAGTCTGGTCAACCACATCCCCACTATCTCTTCTGCTTCCGACTCCCCCTTGTCCTTCCGCCTGCAGCAGGGGCTGTACAAACTGGTCAAGTTTGGGGTTCGGGCCCGGGATGGGTCGACAGTCCTGCACCTGGCGTGTTCGCAGGCCACCTCGGGGTACCTGGGCCGCATCCACATCTCGACCTTCCCTTCGCTGTGCGTGGGCAGGCTGCTCTTGAAGGTGGGCGCTGACCCCAACCAGCGTGACTCCGAGCGGCGCACGCCCCTGCACTTGGCGTGTGAGGGGGAGGCAGTTGACATGCTTCTGGTGAAGGTGCTGGTGATGGGGGGTGCCCACACCGACATGTGTGACGCACACCACGTCAGCCCCCTGGACAGGCTGAGGGACAGCGGCAGGGGCCGGGACGTGTGTCCTGTCGCCAGCACCTCCCTCAAGTGTCTGGCTGCCCGCACCATCGCCCACAGCCCTCGTCTGACCCCCGACCTCTACAGGGGCATACTGGGCCAGGACCTGGAGGACTTCATCGACATGCACTGACCTTAGCCTTGACCCCCGTGGTGGTGTGTATGGTACCTCACTACCTGTGACCTCTCCTGGATTTGTCCACCCACTCCATCTTAGTGTAAAACTAGTTTCTTCTTTTGCTGGCTTCTCGTCATCCTTGTGGACAGTTTTTGCTGTTAGTCctcttttattttatatttgtgtTGCTCTTTGAATATTTATCAAGCACAAAAGTCTGTAATCAACACCCTTAGAACATAATAGTGAATACTGTTCCCTAACACTTGGGTGTGCTACCCACACATCACTAAACTGGAGAATAGTGTCGAAATGATGGATAGCAATTGTGCATTTAATGAAATAGATGACATTTTTATTTTATACCATTATAATGAAGGAAATGGGTGTATAATGTAAGTTATAAAGAAGTAACCTGGTGGGGGGTGAAAATAGGACGCAGAGAACATGCTGAGTCCATTTTAATCCTAAAAGTTTTACCTTAAAGGTAAGAGTGAGACCCATTTATGAAATTGAAATATGTCTATTGAAAAATTGAACAGGTAAAAATAATGATTTGATTCTCTCAATCACTGTATATCTTTTCTGACTCAGTTTATGATGTCTGTCTTTAAATGTTTTCagatttttgattgattgatatggatacttatatagcgcctatccttggtccgagaccaagctctaagtgttttacaaacacggggtcatttacacaacaggctgcctaccagggtagagccaactgacaactAGGCagttatcattcgtttcctgtgtcattcaaggcactcacacatacacactcagacaaacatgtaacatttaacattttacgtgtatgaccattttgtttatttaccccgccatgtaggcagccatactctgttttcaggggtgtgcatgctgggtatgttcttgtttccataatccactgaatgctgacatggattacactacaggatcttgaacgtgcgtatttgatcttctgcgagcgtatacacacgaagggggttcaggcattggcaggtctgcaaatatgttgacctgggagatcggaaaaatctccaccttttacccaccaggcaccaccaatatctgtgtctttgtcagatATATATTCGTTTCAGACCTTTTTAACCACAAATTTTACAGAGATAaaagtttagaaaaaaagaatgtcGTTATTTAGGCCAAAAATGTTGTTTATACATAAACATCACATTGTCATATTTTTCATAACACAATTTTATACTCAAATGAGAAAAATGATgtaaaaaatttttgttttgttgagtgTGAGGGCTACGCTTGGCAGGCAGTATAGTCCTTGCTCTAATTCCTTTTGTCAATTGTATTGGAACGTGTTTGTGGATTGACGTGAAAGTTATGTAACTGTATGTGCTTTGCAATGGAGTGGGGTATGTactggtgtttgttttgtgcaaTTCTGCCACCGGAACATCAAGTTATCTGGACACGTTTCCTGTATGACCTGGCCAGTACTCTTGCTTGTCAGAGCGCGCCATTTCTCTACCAACCCTTTCCACATGTGCAGCCTGCTCCTCCTATCCCTGAAGCTGACTTGCTGaattttgaattaaaaacaaatgaaagtaGAAATGATAAATTTTGAATACAATCATTGAACTCGTTTAGAAAATAAAAGATTTCTTATGCAATCCATGGCACCAAATATATTCTAAGTTCACTTACCGAATCGGCTGGCAATTCTCGACCTTGACAGGTGGAGACAATGACTTTTGTCAACGGACATCTCAACACATTGTGCTACTTTTGTCAACGGACGATCTCAACACATTGTGTTCTGGCAttacaaaaagagaaagatatcAAATTATGTAACTGAACTCACCACAAACTAACACAAGTTCTCATGCAACTTGCAACTTTGTCACTACGTTGACATAGGCAAGAAGCGAAAGTCACACATCAAAATCAAAACTTTCTAAAAGTAAAAACATGGCTTCTTGACACTACCACAGGCCGTGCTTGCTGTTCTTTCTCCTCATGTGTCTTACACACAGGACCAGCTCCTGTCCGTGCCTTCTGCAGCACTTAAACCTTCTGTCGTCGATGCCATCAAAGGTGTGTGTTTAACTGTTTTGGTCGCCACCTCCCCCGTGTGCACAGTCATCGTGCAGGATGTTTAAGCAGAGAAAGATAGCTTTGTGTGTGGTACTAGATGTGTAACTTACCTGACTGTTAAATGTGTTAATTTCGACAAATTCATTCGTGTGCCTCTATCCTGCTTTCTGTGTCACCACTCAGCTTATATTTCTCTAGGTCTGTTTAATGTGTAGTCAGTTGGTTATCACCTCAAACGCTCTGCAATCAACGAACATCTGCTTTCCATTCACCTCAGCATCCTTTGTATCACTGAAAACTCAGCTTCGCAGTACTGGTGATAAAGTTAAGTGTCGAGACCTTGCACCCCTTGGCTACACACCACTTCCTTCCCTCATGTTAATATTATTTGAAGTGGAGGGATTGCCTTCATTGTGTCATACAGGCTGCTCCCATGTACCACCTACTCCACCACCTTACCTCTATCTTGTCAACCTTAGTCTGTGACTGAGCCTACACACAGTCATGGTCTCATCATcgagtctctttccttccaacaacaCATAAATTTctaatatctgtaaagttgccaaTCTGGAAAGTTGAATCAGTTctatctgccactatctctcttCTGATgcagtgctgctggtcaggcatctgcttggcagatgtggtgtagcgtatatggatttgtccgaacgcagtgacgcctccttgagctactgaaactgatgcaaccaaaacacttGTATGCACTTTTGTCCTCTCAAGaatggattactgcaattctctttcAGCCAGCCTTCCTAAATATGTTAGACTcgcaacgaattcagaataacactgccagactcatttgcagagcttctgcATCTGTCCATGTTTCTCCTCCCCTGcaagtctctccactggttgcctgtttgaGCAATCCACTCTGACTCTGATATCAATACTCTGTATCGccagctctgttcttcctctAATACAAGACTTCTCAGGACACCTCACATTTGAAGTAACAGTAAGACTTACAGATACAGATCATTTTCTTTGCtatcgccaaagacatggaacaggCTCCCTTATAACCTCTGACATTCTGACTCCATCACCTCTTTCAGGTCTCGTCTCAAAACttacctcttccctcagcaatgTGTTtcgttgtggcaggtccacttctttgtGCGTGGTGcgtttgactatgtgtgtatacttatctatgtatgtgtacaaatacacatgcatgtgtatgaatgttggtgtgcgtttgtttgtttgctcttgtgtgtgtatgtgtgtggttgtgtttatgtgtgtttttgtatgcttgtgtgtgtgtgtgtgtgtgtgtgtgtggagtgcaattgctatacatgtacatatgtatgtttgaatgtgtttcagtgtatcatgtatgtattgtatacattatggttttttttttggttttgtgtgtgtgtgtgtgtgtgtgtgtgtgtgtgtgtgtagtttgcttgtcacattttggtgtgtatacatAACATTGATGTGATATGTTATGGAAAGAAAACATTTTGTGACacaccttgagcagatttctggatagtgtgtgctatacaagtatccattattttattttattttttctaatgAACAACCTtcagtaatcattttttttttaacctgctatcacccatggtcagtgtgacattGCTCTTTTAACCCACAGAAATCACTAATCAGTGTGAGTTTCATTAAGTTTGAATTCCCCtcgacaccccctccctccacccaaaaaaaaaagaagaagaaaaaagaaggaaaatgaaatgtTTATCAATGATATCAATTTTGAGGCAAAATGTTACTGGGCATAATCCACAGGATTACTTTCACTGACTTTTAAAAATTTTGTCTTCAGATGTG is a window of Babylonia areolata isolate BAREFJ2019XMU chromosome 5, ASM4173473v1, whole genome shotgun sequence DNA encoding:
- the LOC143282079 gene encoding protein fem-1 homolog A-like, encoding MMGEVKDIDSLVEKYHSQLHEVCENGQPNLLKIWLAETNVECLRTILHFYLNGGSTPLILACKNGHLELVKFMVEDCGVNISQTGSVRFDGEDIEGAPPLWCAAAAGHVEVVRYLVFKGADINKTTRSNSTPLRAACYDGHLKVVRFLVQRKADIEIANRHGHTCLMIACYKGHCDVVRYLLTRGADLNRQSAKGNTALHDSAESGKLAIVRLLLKKGARVTEDAYGQTALTSAAMTGHKDIVDFLISTTLFKPAEQANALELLGATYVDKSHDYRAAIRIWQMALTLRRQMGCPKEGCSDPVAAYNHAVEVQTAEELTVLSKDPDLTRMQALLIRERVLGPSHPETSFCIRFRGALYADAGDFERCMTLWLYTLETQAARLDALADGTMSSFVSFVELFAYVFIKGVEKTCGDAGKDTFVETVVRVLELGVEEVGRYWSLRAGGGDNVDNVDLKKLLVALLHVVSLVNHIPTISSASDSPLSFRLQQGLYKLVKFGVRARDGSTVLHLACSQATSGYLGRIHISTFPSLCVGRLLLKVGADPNQRDSERRTPLHLACEGEAVDMLLVKVLVMGGAHTDMCDAHHVSPLDRLRDSGRGRDVCPVASTSLKCLAARTIAHSPRLTPDLYRGILGQDLEDFIDMH